The Limnospira fusiformis SAG 85.79 genomic interval TGCCCAAATTTCACCTACCCAAATCGATGAGGTGGTATTGGTGGGAGGGGCCAGCCGGATGCCTATTGTACAGCAGTTGGTGCGTAGTCTGATTGACCGTGAACCAAATCAGGGGGTTAATCCTGATGAGGTGGTCGCCGTGGGGGCTGCTATTCAAGCGGGTATTTTGGGGGGTGAAGTGCGCGATATCCTGCTATTGGATGTTACACCCCTATCGGTGGGATTGGAAACTATTGGGGGGGTGATGAAAAAACTCATACCCCGCAATACTACTATCCCGGTGAGGCGATCGGATATTTTCTCGACCTCTGAGAATAATCAAACTCTGGTGGAAATTCATATCCTCCAGGGGGAAAGGGAGTTAGCCAAGGATAATAAGTCTTTGGGACGGTTTAAGCTGACCGGTATTCCACCCGCCCCTAGGGGTATCCCTCAAATACAGGTGGCTTTTGATGTTGATGCTAATGGTATCCTCCTGGTGACGGCTTTGGATAAAACCACTGGTCGCGAACAAAGCATTACTATTCAGGGTGCTTCTACTCTGTCTCAGGGGGAAGTTAATCAGATGATTCGGGAAGCCGAAGAGTTTGCAGACCAAGACCGTCTACTGCGGGAAAGGGTGGAAAAACGCAATCGCGCCCAGGCTTTGACTTATCAAGCCGAAAGACAGTTAAGGGAGATTGCCCTAGATTATGGGATGCAGTTTGCTCAACGTCAACGGGGTCGTATTGAGACTTTAATTAGGGCGCTGCGGGATAGTCTGGAAAGAAATGACGATCGCGGTATTGATCAAATTGGGGCGGATCTGCAAGATGCGCTATATGATTTGAGTCGCGAGGTGTCTGTGTTTGCTACCCAAGATGATGATGATGATCTGTTTGGATCGATTCGTCGCACTTTTGGCGGTGGCGATCGCCGTATCCGTGACCCCTATGATATGCCTCCCGCTGCTGGCCGCGGCTATCCCCGTTACGATAATAACATGGGAACGGGAACTGGTCGCCCTGGTCAAAGATATTATCCCCAAAGTAATAATTGGGATGATGATGATGACGACTGGCTGTAAGTAATCAGGGGAGGCTGTGGGGTGGGGTTCCC includes:
- the dnaK gene encoding molecular chaperone DnaK; translated protein: MGRVVGIDLGTTNSVVAVMEGGKPVVIANSEGMRTTPSVVGFTKEGERIVGQMARRQAVLNPQNTFYNVKRLIGSRYADLTPASKRVPYTMRREENGNIRLKCPRLKRDFAPEEISSMVLRKLAEEASRYLGEEVTGAVITVPAYFNDSQRQATRDAGKIAGLEVKRILNEPTAASLAYGLQKQDFGTILVFDLGGGTFDVSVLEVGDGVFEVKSTSGDTQLGGNDFDQKIVDWLAEKFLEEQGMDLRRDRQALQRLTEAAEKAKIELSGVGVTDINLPFIAADADGPKHLETRLSRGEFEGLCADLIQRLRRPVKQALVDAQISPTQIDEVVLVGGASRMPIVQQLVRSLIDREPNQGVNPDEVVAVGAAIQAGILGGEVRDILLLDVTPLSVGLETIGGVMKKLIPRNTTIPVRRSDIFSTSENNQTLVEIHILQGERELAKDNKSLGRFKLTGIPPAPRGIPQIQVAFDVDANGILLVTALDKTTGREQSITIQGASTLSQGEVNQMIREAEEFADQDRLLRERVEKRNRAQALTYQAERQLREIALDYGMQFAQRQRGRIETLIRALRDSLERNDDRGIDQIGADLQDALYDLSREVSVFATQDDDDDLFGSIRRTFGGGDRRIRDPYDMPPAAGRGYPRYDNNMGTGTGRPGQRYYPQSNNWDDDDDDWL